The nucleotide sequence TCGGCGGCGCCGGGCCGATCCTCGACGTCGTCGGGATCGGTTTCGGGCCGGGAAACCTCGCACTGGCCGTCGCCGCGACCGAGCACGCCGAGCCGCTCTCGGTCCGCTTCCTCGAACGCCAGGCCCGGTTCGGGTGGCACGGCGGGATGCTGATCCCGGGCGCCCGGATGCAGGTCAACTTCGTGAAGGACCTCGCGACGGTCCGTAACCCGAGCAGCAGCTTCGGGTTCCTCAACTATCTCGCGGACCGGGGGAGGCTGATCGACTTCCTCAACCGGCAGACGTTCTTCCCGACCCGGCTGGAGTACCACGACTACCTCGGCTGGGCGGCGGCCCGGCTCGACGACGTCGTGGACTACGGCACCGAGGTCACCGCGGTCCGCCCCGCCGGGCCGGTACTGGAGATCGAGGCCCGCCGGGCCGGTGCCGTCGTCCGCTACCGCGCCCGCGCGGTGGTGATCGCGACCGGGCTGGCCCCGCACCTGCCCGACGGCGTCACCCTCGGCGACCGGGTCTGGCACAACCGCGACCTGGTCCCGAACGTCGAGCGGCTCGTCGCCGACCTCGGGGACGACGCACGCCGGTTCGTGGTCGTGGGCGCCGGGCAGAGCGCGGCCGAGTCGGTCGAGTACCTGCACCGCAGCTTCCCCGGCGCGCAGGTGCACGCGGTGTTCGGACGCTGGGGCTACAGCCCGGCCGACGACAGCCCCTTCGCCAACCGGGTGTTCGACCCGGACGCGGTGGACGACTTCCACCGCAGCACCCCCGAACTCCGGCAGCGGATCACCGAGCGGCACCGCAACACCAACTACTCGGTGGTCGATCCGGACCTGATCGGCGAGCTGTACGAGACGCACTACGCCGAGCGGGTCGCCGGGCGTGAACGCCTGCACTTCCACCGGATGAGCGAGGTCGTCGCGCTGGCCGCGAACGAGCGCGGCGCCGATGTGACCGTCCGCTCGGGGGTGGACGGCGTGGTCTCGGACCTGCGGGCGGACGCGGTCGTCTTCGCCACCGGATACCGCTCCGGGGACCCGGCCCGGTTCCTCGGGGGCGGGCTCACGGTGCACCGGGACGAGTGCGGCCGGATCCCGATCGGCCGGAACTACCGGCTGCCGGTGCGCGGTACCGATGCCCCGGTGTTCGTCCAGGGTGCGACCGAGCACACCCACGGACTGGCGTCCACGCTGCTGTCGAACGTCGCCGTCCGCAGCGGCGAGATCCTCGATGCGGTGCTCGACCTGCGGGGCACCGCGGGATCCGGCATCCGGCCCGCCCGTGCGCTCGCCGTCTGAGCGGCCGCCGGCCCACGTCGCCGGCCACCGGCCCACCGGGGAAGGAGACCCGCTCCCGTGACCGACCAGCGTTCCGTGCCCGCCGCGACCGCGGAGCGGCCGGCGGCCGAGCCGGCGCCGTCGCCACTGCCCGGCTACCGGCACGGGGACTACTTCTTCTCCTCGCCCTACCGGAGCCTGCTGGCCCGCGGCACCGCCGTCGCATCCGACCACGCCGGGCCCGTCGCCCGCTGGTCGGACGCCGCGTCGTCGCTGCTCACGGTGGCCCGCGCCCGCGGGATCGCCGATCCGGTCGTCGTCGGTGCACTCGGCTTCGATCCGGCCACCCCGGCGCGGTTGCTGGTGCCGCAGCAGGTGGTCCGGGGGCGTCCGCCGCGGTGGTTGCCCGGGGTCCCGCCGCCACTGCCCGGACGCTGGCGGGTGGCCCACACCCCGCCGGTCGAGGAGTACCTGGCCGGCGTCGAGGCCGCCGTCCGCGCGATCGGTGCCGGTGAACTGGAGAAGGTCGTGCTGTCCCGGGCGCTCGACCTGACCGGCGACGGGCCGGTCCCGATCGGGTCGCTGCTGCGCCGGCTGGCCGACCGCAACGCCTGCGGGCACGTGTTCGCCGCGGACGTCTCCGATCCCGGCGAGCCCGGGACCAGGATGCTGGTGGGCGCCAGCCCGGAGCTGCTGGTGTCCCGGCGGGGGAGCGCGGTGGTCTCCAATCCGCTCGCCGGTTCCGCCCCGCGGCATCCGGACCCGGTCACCGACCGTGCGCGGGCCGCCGCGCTCGTCGCGTCGGAGAAGGACCGCCGGGAGCACCGGGCCGTCGTCGATGATCTCGCTGCCCGGCTGGCCCCGCTCTGCGCGGACCTCGTGGTGCCGCCGGAGCCGGTGCTGGTGCGGACGCCGTCGATGTGGCACCTCTCGACCCGGGTCACCGGGACGGTGCGGGACCCGGAGACCGGGTCACTCGACATCGCGCAGGCGCTGCATCCCACACCGGCCGTCGGCGGGGTGCCGCTCGCCACCGCGACCGGGCTGATCGCGACGGCGGAGGGCTACGACCGCCGCTACTACACCGGTGTCGTCGGGTGGACCGACGAGCACGGCGACGGGGAGTGGGCGATCGTCCTGCGCTGCGCCGAGGTCCGGGGCGCGGCACTGCGCCTCTATGCGGGCGGCGGCATCGTCGCCGGCTCCGAGCCGGCCGCGGAGCTGGCCGAGACGCGGGCGAAGTTCCGGACGTTCCTCGCCGCCGTCGGACTGGACGCCGAGCCGTGAGCACCACCGGAGAAGGGCTGGACGCATGACCACCGGACGTTCCCTCGGACGGATCGACCCGTACGACCCGCCGGACCCGGCGGACTTCCCCCCGGGCCGGGTCGGCTGGCGGCCCGATCCGCGCCGGGCCGCCCTGCTGGTGCACGACATGCAGCGGTACTTCCTGCGCCCGTTCGGCCCCGGCGACCGGCCGCTGCCCGGCCTGCTGACCGGGCTGGCCGCACTGGTGCGGAACTGCCGCGCCGCGGGTGTCCCGGTGATCTACACCGCGCAGCCGGGCCGGCAGACCCCGCAGGAACGCGGCCTGCTCACCGACATGTGGGGTGCCGGTATCGGTGGGGTCGTCGACACCGCACCGGAGCTGGAGGCGATCGTCGACGAGGTGGCTCCGGAGCCGGGCGACCTGCAGCTGGTCAAGTGGCGCTACAGCGCCTTCCAGCGCACCCCGCTGCGCGCCGAGCTGACCCGGCTCGGACGCGACCAGCTGCTGATCACCGGGGTGTACGCCTCGATCGGCTGCCTGGCCACCGCGATCGAGGCGTTCATGCTCGACGTCCAGCCGTTCCTGGTCGGCGACGGCGTCGCCGACTTCTCCCGGGCCGACCACGACACCGCGATCGACTGGGTGGCCCGCCGGTGCGGCGTGGTGACCTCGCTGGCCGAGGTGTCGGCCGCGCTGGCCCCGGTGCCGGCGGAGGGCCGGTGACCGCGTCACCCGGACCGGAATGGCTGCACGCGGAGGTGACGGCGGTGTTCCCCGGCGGGCTCGACGGCGTCGGCCCGGCGGAGGACCTGCTCGACCTGGGCATCGACTCGGTCCGGCTGATGCTGCTCGTCGAGCGCTGGCAGAGCGCCGGGTTCGACGTCGACCTGGTCGGCCTCGCCGAGCGGCCCACCCTCGCCGGGTGGCTGGAGCTGCTCCGCGCCGGGGCGCCCAGCGCGGATCCGGCTCCCGGCACGGCCGGCCCGCTGACCACGACCGTCCTGCGGATCGAGCAGCTCACCCCGCGGATGGTCCGGGTCACCCTGGACGACCGTGCGGCGCGGTTCGCCGGTGCCCGGCCCGGCGCGTACGCGCTGCTGCGCGCCGACGGGATCGCCGAGGCGCGGCCGGTCACCGTGCACCCGCACCCCGCCAGCGGCGAGGTGGACGTCGATCTGGTCGTCCACGACCAGGGTCCGCTCGGCCGCTGGGCGGGCGGTGTCCGCCGTGGTGCCGAGGTCCTCCTCGACGGGCCGCACGGGGTGCCGGAGCTGCCCGGCGGTCCAGCGGACTGGACGCTGCTGGTCGCCGACCATCCGGCGCAGCCGGCGCTCGCGGCCCGGGTGGCCGCCCTGGGGGCGGCGGACCGGGCGGTCGTGGTCGCGGTGGTTCCGGACGCGGCGGAGGAACAGCTGCTGCCGACCGCTGCCGACCTCACGACCGTGTTCGTGCACACCGGCGACGTCGAGCCCGTGCTGCGTGCTGTCCGAGCGGCGGTGCCGGGGACCGGCCGTGGGCGGGCCTGGCTGGCAGGGGAGCGGCACCGGGTGCATGCGCTGGGTGAGGCCCTGGCCGCGCTCCCCGCGCTGGCCGGACGGTGCGTCGCGGAGCCCTACGGGGCGGTCCCGGCCGTGGCGTGACGGCCCGGGCAGCCCGACAGCCCGGTGCGGCAGCCTGGTGTGGCACTGCGGACCAGCAGCCCGGCGGCCCGGCGCGGTACCGCGGCCGGGCGGCCGGGCACTACGGCGTCACGGACGCACCATCCGGACGGCGACGAAGGACGGAGCCCGCCGGAGCCGCTCGAGTGCCGGATCCACGGGCCGCGGCTCCACCAGCCGCTCCAGGGCGAATCCCGCGCCGAGCAGCTCGCCGAGGAACACCTCCAAGGTCATCCGCTGGTAGTGGATCGACTCACCGCTGTCGCCGAGTGGGAGATCGACCCAGTCCTCGGAGAAGTACGAGTCGCCGAAGTGCTGCCAGTCGCCCGCCGGGTGGGAGGTGGACACGAGCAGCCAGCCACCCGGCCGGAGCACCCGCCGGAGCTCCGCCAGCAGCTCGCGACGACGGGACACGTGGTGGTAGACCAGCGCGCAGAGCACCCCGTCGACACTGCCGTCCGGCAGGAAGTGCAGCGGTTCCTCGGCGTCGTGCAGGTGGAGCTCCGCGGCATCACCCAGCCGGCGCCGCGCGTGTCCGAGCAGCGTCTCGCTGCCGTCGAACCCGATCATCCGTGCGCCGCGTGCCCCGAGCTCGGCCGCGTGGTGCCCGGCCCCGCAGCCCACGTCCAGCACGGTCAGACCGGCGACCGGGCCGGCCAGCTCGATCATCGCCGGCCGGTCGACGGCCGCGTTGTAGGGGCTGGTCCCGGCGTGCCGGGCGAAGAGGTCGCCGAGGCTGCCGTGGTAGGCGGTCCGTGCAGGCATGGCGCCAGTGTGCCCGCCTGCGGCCCGGTCACGGGTGGGCCCTCGACGTCTCACGTGTCCTCACCACGGCATGGCGGCGATGGTGGCGCGCAGGCGTTCCAGGACGTCGGGAAGGTCCTCTCGGGCCGGGGTGGCGAGCGCGAGTCTGAGGGCGTGGGGCGGATGGGGTGCGGTGGAGAAGGCGTCGGCGGTGGAGACGAGGATGCCTTCGCCCGCGAGTGCGGCGGCGGCCTGGTCGGCCCGGATGCCTTCGGGCAGGCGTAGCCAGCCGAAGTACGACGAGGGGTGGGCGGTGTAGTCGAGGTCGGTCAAGGCTGCGCGGGCGATGTGCTGGCGGGTTCTGGCGTCGTCGCGGCGGTCCTTCTCCAGGCGGGTGACGGTGCCGTCGTGAATCCACCCGGTGGCCAGGGCGGTGACGATGCCGCTGATGCCCCAGGTGGTGGTGCGCAGGCCGCGCGTCAGTGCGCGGGCGTGTTCGTCGGGCGCGACGGTGAAGCCGAAGCGCAGGCCGGTGGCGACGTTCTTGGACAGGCCGGAGATGTAGAAGGTGCGCTCAGGGGCAGTGGTCTGCACCGGTGGTGGGGCGTACTCGTCGAGGAAGGCGTAGGTGGCGTCCTCGATGAGCAGGGTGTCCTGGGTGCGGGCGATGCCGACGAGGCGTTCACGGGTGGCCTGGTCGAGCGTCCAGCCGAGAGGGTTGTGGACGGTGGGGATGGTGTAGATCGCGCGGACCGGCCGGGCCGCGCAGAGCCGCTCGAGCGCGTCGAGGTCCGGCCCGTGTGCGGTGAGGGGTACGGGGGCGATCTCGAGGAAGCGCGCGGCGGCGAGGATCTTGAGGCCGGGATAGGTGAGGGCATCGGTGGCGATGACGTCGCCCGGCCGTGTCGTGGCGGACAGCACGGCGTCGAGCCCCTGCTGGGCGCCGTTGGTCAGGAACACGCCGGCCGGAGGGGTGTCGATGCCCCGGTCGAGGAGGTACGTGGCAACGATGGCCCGCTCGTGGGAGCGTCCGCCGGGCGGCTGCTGGTAGAGGACGGCTTCGAGATTGCCCGATGTCGACAGCTCACGCAGGGCGTGGCGCAGCTGGGGAGTCTGCTCGGTGGCCGGCGGCTGGTTGAAGGAGAGATCCGCGGTGCGGGGGACGGGCAACCGGCGGTCGGGCTCGATGCCGTCGTGGCCGTGTTGATCGCGGACGAACGTTCCGCGGCCGGGCTCGCCGGCGACCAGGCCCATCGTGGTGAGCTCGGCATAGACCCGGGTTGCGGTCGCGAGCGCGATGCGGTGCTCGGCGGCGAGTGCCCGGTGCGTGGGCAGTTTGGTGCCCGCCGGCAGGCCGCCGGTGCGGATGGCAGCGGCGAGACGATCAACGATCGGCTTGTAGGCGGCAGGTCGCATCGAGTGCCTCCCCGGCGGCACATGTATCTATGACGTTGTGTGGATCGTCCTAGGCTAGGTCGTTAGCGTCGCGGGTGCCACGTCAGTGTGGTGTGGGATCCATCCGAGGAGTCGCCCGTGTCCGAGACCGTCCACGACCTGCCGGTGATCGATTACCTGCGCAAGCAGATCGCGGGGGAACTCTCGCCTGCGGACCGGACGCACATGCGGTACCCGACGGCGATCTCGCAGCTGCTGGGATTCCGGATCGTCGAGATCGCCCCGGGGCGGGCGGTGGTGGAGTTCGACGCCGATGCCTCGGTGCACGGCAACCAACAGGGGACGGTCCACGGTGGGATGCTGGTCGAACTGGCCGATGCCGCGATCGGCACCGCCCGGTCCACCCTGGCCGGGCCGGCCGAGTCGTTCACGAGCATCGACCTGAGGGCAACGTTCCTTCGCCCGGTCTGGGACGAGCGGCTGAGGGCGACGGCGTACGCCACCCATGCCGGCCGGACCGTCAGCCACTATCTGTGTGAGATCACGCGCGGCGACGGCAAGCCCGTCGCGACCGTGGCGAGCGCTGTCATGACCCTGCGTGGTGACAAGGCGGAGGGGCGATGATGACGACCCCCGCATGTCAGACGGCGGCGTCCGGTTGTTCGGCGGCGGCCTTGATCCTCTGGAGCGTCTGACGCATTCCGGCCCGGAGGATGTGGGTGAAGGCCTGCTGTCCGCCGAGATACCTCTCGGTGACGTCGAGCGAGTAGTCCGAGATGCCGTCCGGTGTCCCGCGTCGCTGGATCAGGCGTGTGCGATCGTCGGGCAGGGGGGTGATCCGAAACGACCAGATGGTCCAGTTCTCCTCGATCCGGAAAGCAATCTCCTGCTCAGGCGTGAACCGGACGATCGTTCCGTGGGTCGTCCATCTCAGCTCGCCCTCGTGGTTGAGATTCGTGAACTCGGTCCCCGGTCCGATCTGGTCGACGCCGTCGCGCAGTCGCACGGAGTCGACCTGGGGGCTCCACCTCGACATGTGGCGCACGTCGCTGATCAGCCCCCAGACCCGGTCCGGTGGGGCTTCGATGTCGATGGTGTCGCGCAGGAGTTCGGCGTGGGCGAGGGGCACTGAGGGGCTCCCAGTAATACGTTCGATCGGACGTTTTCGCAGAGCGTAAGGCCGATGGTGCTTCACGTCCAGTCGGTCGCATATTCTCGCTCCATGACGTCGGATTCGAACGCCGATGGGCGCCGGGCGCGTGGTGACCTCACGCGGCGTACCGCTGCTCGGAAGGCAGCGGAGATGGCCACCACCCATGGGCTCGACTCGATCAGCGTCGGGTCGCTCGCACGGTCCACCGGGCTCAGCAAGAGCGGCATTCTCACGGTGTTCGGCACCCGGGAGGCGATTCAGGTCGCAGCGGTCGCCGAGGCGCGGGCGATCTATCTGGATGCTGTCGTGACTCCGGCGTGGGGGCATGAGTCCGGCAGGCCGCGGCTGCGGGCCTTGCTGGACTGCTGGGTCGCCTACCTGCGGGCAGAGATCTTTCCCGGCGGTTGTTTCATCGTGGCGAGCACGGCCGAGTACGGGCGCCGTGAGGGTGCCGTGGCCGACGCGGTGCGTGCGCTGAAACGTGAGTGGCTCGATCTGCTGGAGTCCTCGCTGCGCGAGGCAGGGGTCGGCGACCCGGCCGGGGACGCGTTCCGCATCGACGCCTACCTGTGTGCGGCGAACGTCCACCGAGAACTGTTCGGCAGCGAGAAGGAACTCGACCGAGCGCGCGAACTGGCGCTGGAACTCATCGGGTAGTCCCGGACGAGGCCGCCGTGAACACGATCGACTCCTCGGGCTCGAACCCGAGCAGGTGAGGGAGCGCCCTGGCCGGCTCCTCTGCGGGACCGGACGGGGAGCTTCATGTCGGACAGGTGCGCGCCGCGCCGACGGCGGACGCTGGTCGCGCACTGGTGACACGTACAACGAGAACGGCGGCTGACCCGGATGACGCCTAAAGACGTCTCCGCAGGTCAGCCGCCGTTCTCGGCAACTACTGACAGAGGGCGGGAACCCTCAGATCACACGTCGTAGTAGAGCGCTATGTATTGCGCTGACCTGCGCGGATGAACATCATCTCGAAGATCGTGGCACATCTGTGGCACATGGGCGCGGCCCGGGACGCCGGGGGAGCGCCGGCAGTGCCGAGTCGATGATCTCCTTCGTTCGGCTCTCGCTGCTGGGGAGGAGGTGGGTGTAGGTGCGCAGGGTGAACGCTGGGTCGGCGTGGCCAAGGCGTTCGCTGACCGTCTTGATGGACTCGCCGCCGTCGAGCAGGACGCTCGCGTAGTAGTGCCGCAGCGCGTGGCAGCCGTTGTCCCGCGTCGGCGGGACACCGGCGACGACGAGGGCCGGCTTCCAGATCTTCGCGTTGAAGTAGTGCCGGTTCACCGGCGTGGACTCCCGGCTGGTGAAAACCAGCGAGACGGTGAGCGGGTCTCCGTCGGGTCGGTCCCACGGCAATGTCAGCGTCCGGGCGGGGTGGTCCGTGATCTGGTCGAGGACCGCGTCGATCACCGATGCGGGAACGGGAACCGACCGGGTCTTTCGGCCCTTCGGCAGGGCGAGGTACGGCTGGTTGCTGGCCGTGAGCTTGACCTGCCGTCGAACATGGACCGTCCCCTGCCGGGTGTCGATGTCGTCGGGGGTGAGGCCCAGGATCTCGCCCTGTCGCAGTCCCGCGCCTGCGGCGAGTGTGGCGAGGACGGCGTACCGGGCGGGAAGGGCTTCGCGGACGTCGGCGACCCACCGCGCTGGCCACGGGATGATCGTGCGCGGGTCAGGGACCGGTTTGCGAACGGTCCCGGATTGGCAGGGGTTCTTGGCGATGAGGTCGTCGGCGATGGCGGCGTTGAAGACCTGGGAGACGTTGGCGAAGATCGTGCGCTGGTAGCTGCGCGCCATCCGCAGGCCGCTCGTCCACTGGCGGATGAAGGATGGGGTGATGGTGCGCAGGGGCAGGTGCCCCAACGTCGGGTAGACGTGGA is from Pseudonocardia autotrophica and encodes:
- a CDS encoding PaaI family thioesterase, with the protein product MSETVHDLPVIDYLRKQIAGELSPADRTHMRYPTAISQLLGFRIVEIAPGRAVVEFDADASVHGNQQGTVHGGMLVELADAAIGTARSTLAGPAESFTSIDLRATFLRPVWDERLRATAYATHAGRTVSHYLCEITRGDGKPVATVASAVMTLRGDKAEGR
- a CDS encoding SIP domain-containing protein; amino-acid sequence: MTASPGPEWLHAEVTAVFPGGLDGVGPAEDLLDLGIDSVRLMLLVERWQSAGFDVDLVGLAERPTLAGWLELLRAGAPSADPAPGTAGPLTTTVLRIEQLTPRMVRVTLDDRAARFAGARPGAYALLRADGIAEARPVTVHPHPASGEVDVDLVVHDQGPLGRWAGGVRRGAEVLLDGPHGVPELPGGPADWTLLVADHPAQPALAARVAALGAADRAVVVAVVPDAAEEQLLPTAADLTTVFVHTGDVEPVLRAVRAAVPGTGRGRAWLAGERHRVHALGEALAALPALAGRCVAEPYGAVPAVA
- a CDS encoding isochorismatase family protein, translated to MTTGRSLGRIDPYDPPDPADFPPGRVGWRPDPRRAALLVHDMQRYFLRPFGPGDRPLPGLLTGLAALVRNCRAAGVPVIYTAQPGRQTPQERGLLTDMWGAGIGGVVDTAPELEAIVDEVAPEPGDLQLVKWRYSAFQRTPLRAELTRLGRDQLLITGVYASIGCLATAIEAFMLDVQPFLVGDGVADFSRADHDTAIDWVARRCGVVTSLAEVSAALAPVPAEGR
- a CDS encoding lysine N(6)-hydroxylase/L-ornithine N(5)-oxygenase family protein; protein product: MGEIGGAGPILDVVGIGFGPGNLALAVAATEHAEPLSVRFLERQARFGWHGGMLIPGARMQVNFVKDLATVRNPSSSFGFLNYLADRGRLIDFLNRQTFFPTRLEYHDYLGWAAARLDDVVDYGTEVTAVRPAGPVLEIEARRAGAVVRYRARAVVIATGLAPHLPDGVTLGDRVWHNRDLVPNVERLVADLGDDARRFVVVGAGQSAAESVEYLHRSFPGAQVHAVFGRWGYSPADDSPFANRVFDPDAVDDFHRSTPELRQRITERHRNTNYSVVDPDLIGELYETHYAERVAGRERLHFHRMSEVVALAANERGADVTVRSGVDGVVSDLRADAVVFATGYRSGDPARFLGGGLTVHRDECGRIPIGRNYRLPVRGTDAPVFVQGATEHTHGLASTLLSNVAVRSGEILDAVLDLRGTAGSGIRPARALAV
- a CDS encoding SRPBCC family protein, which translates into the protein MKHHRPYALRKRPIERITGSPSVPLAHAELLRDTIDIEAPPDRVWGLISDVRHMSRWSPQVDSVRLRDGVDQIGPGTEFTNLNHEGELRWTTHGTIVRFTPEQEIAFRIEENWTIWSFRITPLPDDRTRLIQRRGTPDGISDYSLDVTERYLGGQQAFTHILRAGMRQTLQRIKAAAEQPDAAV
- a CDS encoding isochorismate synthase is translated as MTDQRSVPAATAERPAAEPAPSPLPGYRHGDYFFSSPYRSLLARGTAVASDHAGPVARWSDAASSLLTVARARGIADPVVVGALGFDPATPARLLVPQQVVRGRPPRWLPGVPPPLPGRWRVAHTPPVEEYLAGVEAAVRAIGAGELEKVVLSRALDLTGDGPVPIGSLLRRLADRNACGHVFAADVSDPGEPGTRMLVGASPELLVSRRGSAVVSNPLAGSAPRHPDPVTDRARAAALVASEKDRREHRAVVDDLAARLAPLCADLVVPPEPVLVRTPSMWHLSTRVTGTVRDPETGSLDIAQALHPTPAVGGVPLATATGLIATAEGYDRRYYTGVVGWTDEHGDGEWAIVLRCAEVRGAALRLYAGGGIVAGSEPAAELAETRAKFRTFLAAVGLDAEP
- a CDS encoding TetR/AcrR family transcriptional regulator — encoded protein: MTSDSNADGRRARGDLTRRTAARKAAEMATTHGLDSISVGSLARSTGLSKSGILTVFGTREAIQVAAVAEARAIYLDAVVTPAWGHESGRPRLRALLDCWVAYLRAEIFPGGCFIVASTAEYGRREGAVADAVRALKREWLDLLESSLREAGVGDPAGDAFRIDAYLCAANVHRELFGSEKELDRARELALELIG
- a CDS encoding class I SAM-dependent methyltransferase; translated protein: MPARTAYHGSLGDLFARHAGTSPYNAAVDRPAMIELAGPVAGLTVLDVGCGAGHHAAELGARGARMIGFDGSETLLGHARRRLGDAAELHLHDAEEPLHFLPDGSVDGVLCALVYHHVSRRRELLAELRRVLRPGGWLLVSTSHPAGDWQHFGDSYFSEDWVDLPLGDSGESIHYQRMTLEVFLGELLGAGFALERLVEPRPVDPALERLRRAPSFVAVRMVRP
- a CDS encoding aminotransferase-like domain-containing protein, with protein sequence MRPAAYKPIVDRLAAAIRTGGLPAGTKLPTHRALAAEHRIALATATRVYAELTTMGLVAGEPGRGTFVRDQHGHDGIEPDRRLPVPRTADLSFNQPPATEQTPQLRHALRELSTSGNLEAVLYQQPPGGRSHERAIVATYLLDRGIDTPPAGVFLTNGAQQGLDAVLSATTRPGDVIATDALTYPGLKILAAARFLEIAPVPLTAHGPDLDALERLCAARPVRAIYTIPTVHNPLGWTLDQATRERLVGIARTQDTLLIEDATYAFLDEYAPPPVQTTAPERTFYISGLSKNVATGLRFGFTVAPDEHARALTRGLRTTTWGISGIVTALATGWIHDGTVTRLEKDRRDDARTRQHIARAALTDLDYTAHPSSYFGWLRLPEGIRADQAAAALAGEGILVSTADAFSTAPHPPHALRLALATPAREDLPDVLERLRATIAAMPW
- a CDS encoding tyrosine-type recombinase/integrase — protein: MATVDDNWYALIKRPDGTTQKVPTSRHGVGSRWLVRWRDDAGTPRKKSFARKADAERAAAEIETELARGTYLDPDAGMIRFRDYAEQWRQAQFSDPGTTYQVGIRFRLHVYPTLGHLPLRTITPSFIRQWTSGLRMARSYQRTIFANVSQVFNAAIADDLIAKNPCQSGTVRKPVPDPRTIIPWPARWVADVREALPARYAVLATLAAGAGLRQGEILGLTPDDIDTRQGTVHVRRQVKLTASNQPYLALPKGRKTRSVPVPASVIDAVLDQITDHPARTLTLPWDRPDGDPLTVSLVFTSRESTPVNRHYFNAKIWKPALVVAGVPPTRDNGCHALRHYYASVLLDGGESIKTVSERLGHADPAFTLRTYTHLLPSSESRTKEIIDSALPALPRRPGPRPCATDVPRSSR